The Triticum aestivum cultivar Chinese Spring chromosome 3A, IWGSC CS RefSeq v2.1, whole genome shotgun sequence genome includes a region encoding these proteins:
- the LOC123061596 gene encoding protein FAR1-RELATED SEQUENCE 5-like, with the protein MKTPMLMQVGPLYTPAIFDFLQKEYQRSISACAEALDGQYKYMVKIGYPFEHPIFEEEWEVTGNPVKQTSSCSCGQFDRLGILCAHALKVLDLMNIKLLPSRYILKRWTREARAGSVKDSHGRIVIADPNIEAVLRHNGLSHKFNNLATEASHSEECCILIDNTLDNLSKEVKRQLLNVEVPSPASDDLLNAKVTPPATTDLLAAACLKKKEVNKADKNSKRRKDWTERQYKRKKIGPATTTTPPLSKITKRKKSEFKTKENHSTVQTLNEEDLRGYEHITNFTELLNMHIS; encoded by the exons ATGAAGACCCCAATGTTGATGCAAGTCGGCCCACTTTATACTCCTGCTATATTTGATTTTTTGCAAAAGGAATACCAGAGATCTATATCAGCATGCGCCGAAGCACTAGATGGACAATACAAATACATGGTTAAAATTGGATATCCTTTTGAGCATCCAATATTTGAAGAAGAATGGGAAGTTACTGGTAACCCCGTGAAACAAACATCATCATGCAGTTGTGGTCAGTTTGATAGACTAGGAATATTGTGTGCGCATGCTTTAAAAGTTCTTGACTTGATGAACATTAAGTTGCTTCCATCACGCTATATTTTGAAGCGATGGACTCGAGAAGCACGAGCAGGATCTGTTAAGGATAGTCATGGAAGGATTGTGATTGCAGATCCAAATATAGAGGCAGTTCTCCGCCACAATGGCCTATCGCACAAATTTAATAACTTGGCAACTGAAGCATCACATTCTGAAGAATGTTGTATTTTGATCGACAATACACTTGATAACCTTAGTAAGGAAGTGAAACGACAGTTGTTGAATGTAGAAGTGCCTTCGCCAGCATCAGACGATTTGTTGAATGCCAAAGTGACTCCTCCAGCAACAACTGATTTGTTGGCTGCTGCGTGCCTAAAAAAGAAGGAAGTCAACAAGGCAGACAAAAATTCGAAAAGACGGAAAGATTGGACTGAAAGACAGTACAAAAGAAAGAAGATAGGACCAGCCACAACTACCACACCACCCTTATCCAAG ATAACAAAGCGGAAAAAATCAGAGTTCAAGACAAAAGAAAATCATTCAACGGTGCAAACTCTGAATGAGGAAGACTTGCGAGGATATGAGCACATTACAAACTTCACTGAACTACTGAATATGCATATATCCTAA
- the LOC123056930 gene encoding protein FAR1-RELATED SEQUENCE 5-like encodes MENQAEADSNKENVLPTWIPQLGMKFNTLDEAWNFWGYYGGRMGFSISQRYKNISKFDQKVTSCKYVCFKEGKKAVDKRDNVVKNPRAETRIDCRVRMPLSINREVGNWAISDLFLEHNHTLQLPEASHLLLSKRVISNMQAFEIECADYSGIAPKAAHEFASRRVGGSSNLSYTPRDHKNHLRTKRQRDLKYGEAGSMLKYFQDRAAENPAFKYVLQLDCDEKITNIFWADAKMIIDYAHFGDVTTFDTTFGTNKEHRPLGVFVGFNHFRETVIFGASLLYDDTFESFKWLFDSFLLAHSEKHPRTIYTDQDCAMGKAVGFQCLHVSTCAPRRI; translated from the exons ATGGAGAACCAAGCAGAAGCAGATTCAAACAA AGAAAATGTATTGCCTACTTGGATACCTCAGCTTGGCATGAAGTTCAACACCCTAGATGAGGCTTGGAACTTTTGGGGATATTATGGAGGAAGGATGGGGTTCAGCATCAGTCAAAGGTATAAAAACATAAGCAAATTTGATCAGAAGGTCACCTCCTGCAAATATGTTTGTTTCAAAGAGGGTAAAAAGGCAGTAGACAAAAGAGATAATGTTGTTAAGAATCCAAGAGCTGAGACTAGAATTGACTGTAGAGTTCGTATGCCCCTTTCAATAAATCGTGAAGTTGGTAATTGGGCAATATCTGATCTTTTTCTTGAACACAATCACACACTTCAACTGCCAGAAGCATCCCACCTACTGCTATCAAAGAGAGTGATCTCTAACATGCAGGCTTTTGAAATTGAATGTGCTGATTACTCTGGTATTGCACCAAAAGCTGCTCATGAGTTTGCTAGTCGACGGGTTGGTGGATCATCTAATCTGAGCTACACTCCTCGGGATCATAAGAATCATTTGAGAACTAAGCGTCAAAGGGACCTTAAGTATGGTGAAGCGGGTAGCATGTTGAAGTATTTTCAAGACAGAGCTGCAGAGAATCCAGCATTCAAATATGTTTTACAGCTGGACTGTGATGAAAAAATAACAAACATTTTTTGGGCTGATGCTAAGATGATAATTGATTATGCTCATTTTGGTGATGTCACGACCTTTGACACCACTTTTGGAACAAATAAGGAACATCGGCCATTGGGTGTGTTCGTTGGATTCAACCATTTTAGAGAAACTGTTATCTTTGGTGCTTCTCTCCTGTATGATGATACATTTGAATCTTTTAAATGGTTGTTTGATTCTTTCTTATTAGCACACAGTGAGAAGCATCCTAGAACCATATATACTGATCAAGACTGTGCAATGGGAAAGGCAGTTGG ATTTCAGTGCTTGCATGTATCAACATGTGCACCAAGAAGAATTTGA